In the Paenibacillus sp. FSL R7-0337 genome, CCAATCTCATCCTTGGACTTCACCTTGATCCGGCGGATCGCCCGCATTTTTCCATTGCCGAAGCTGGTAATCATCATGGACACGACACTTAGGCCGCGCGTGATACTCGGTATCACCCACAGAATGACACCCAGCCCAAGCAGCAGCCCCAAGACCATAATCAGGGTGACCATCTGAATCGATCTGTTCGACGCCTCCTGGGCATTGGCAGTCTCCTCAGTCATGCGGAAGGCATTATAATCAGACAACGCATTCAGACTGTTCAGCACCTCGTTCTGAACGTCCTGCCCTTCTGCGTTGCGGTAGGTGTTGGCATTCTGAAAGTATCCGGCGCTCAGCATCTCCAGAGCCTTGTCCTGATATTTCAGATAAGCCGAATAGGAGTTATCAATCCGGGATAGTATTTGGAGTTCCTCTGCCGTCTTCAGCGAGGCCTTAATGTTCTTAAGATGCTCTGCAGACTTGAGGACCTTGCTGTCAATCTCAGCCTTCTGCGCTTCCAGGGTTACAGTATCGGCATTAAGCATGGAAGTAGTCAATATCCGTGCCATGTCGTTCACTTCCCCGCGAAGTCCCGACGAAGCCCGGCCCTTGCTGTATCTCTCCTGGTAGCTGTCCAGCTGACTGCTCATATAATGAAGCCTGTCATAGCCGATCAGGGTCAGTGCAAGCATAATCGCCAGCATAGCACTGAATCCGATCAGCAGTTTAGCCTTTATCTTCATTCCTTATCGGTTCCTTTCTTCAGCGAGATCCAGACTAGGCATTTATCGTCATCCCGGTCCGCGTTAACAGGCTCGCTCAGGAATGCAGCGCGCACCAGGTCTTCCTGCCAGTCATGCGTGGTATTCAAATGTCCGATCATGAATTGCAGCTGCTCCTCCTGACCGCCCTCCACCATCTCCAAGAGGCCGTCCGTGAACAGCACCAGGTGCCCCTCATCCTCATAGCTCAGGCTCTGCTGCTGGATATCGATCCGGTCAAACAGTCCGACAGGGTGGCAGTTGCTCTCAAGCAGTACCGGGGTCTTAGCGTCCCCTTCAAAGAACAGCGCCGGCGGATGCCCGGCATTCACATAATTAATCCGCTTCATGCGGGTATCAATGACAAGATAAATAGCCGTGAAATAATACTGAACCAGCTGCTTCTCAATATAGAGCTGGTTAAACCGTCTGTTCAGCTCCTGAATGACTTTCTCCGGCTCCACATACGTAGTTACGGTATCCTTCAGTACAGAGGCCAGGAACATGCAGAACAGGGAAGACGAGATACCGTGGCCCATCATATCCAGCAGAATGACAGCATAACGCCCGTCTCCCAGCGGATACCACGCATACAGATCTCCGGCCA is a window encoding:
- a CDS encoding fused response regulator/phosphatase, which gives rise to MRILIVDDNPTNVIIIREILKKEDYRNFITASSAIDMLKLLGVGAGEENAQPRPSDVDLILLDMMMPEMDGIEACRVVQQYEHLKDIPIIMVTAVGDSKKLAEALDAGAVDYVTKPINKVELMARIRLALRLKREKDWHKERDQRIQDELKLAALVQNAVLSLPLAEETLEVHAIYQPSFELAGDLYAWYPLGDGRYAVILLDMMGHGISSSLFCMFLASVLKDTVTTYVEPEKVIQELNRRFNQLYIEKQLVQYYFTAIYLVIDTRMKRINYVNAGHPPALFFEGDAKTPVLLESNCHPVGLFDRIDIQQQSLSYEDEGHLVLFTDGLLEMVEGGQEEQLQFMIGHLNTTHDWQEDLVRAAFLSEPVNADRDDDKCLVWISLKKGTDKE